One window of Microtus pennsylvanicus isolate mMicPen1 chromosome X, mMicPen1.hap1, whole genome shotgun sequence genomic DNA carries:
- the Tlr7 gene encoding toll-like receptor 7 gives MVFPVMTLKRQIFIFLNMTLVSRVLGSRWFPKTLPCDVNQDSTMTYVTVDCTDKHLTEIPEGIPTNTTNLTLTINHIPSISPDSFRKLTHLEEIDFRCNCVPILLGSKVNVCTKRLQIRPRSFSGLSDLKALYLDGNQLLEIPQDLPSSLQLLSLEANNIFSITKENLTELANIEELYLGQNCYYRNPCNVSYYIEKDAFLVMKNLKVLSLKDNNVTAVPTTLPSNLIKLYLYNNIITKIQEDDFNNLNQLQILDLSGNCPRCYNVPYMCTPCENNSPLQIHDNAFSSLTELKVLRLHSNSLQHVPQAWFKNMRNLQELDLSQNYLAKEIEEAKFLMFLPNLVQLDLSFNYELQVYHASITLPQSLSLLRNLKALHIKGYVFKELKNSSLSVLHNVSSLEVLDLGTNFIKIADLNIFKQFKNLKLIDLSMNKISPSEEPRELGSCPNARTSVDRHGPQVLETLHYFRYDEYARSCRNKTKELPTYLPSNEDCHTYEHTLDLSRNNIFFIKPSDFQHLSFLTCLNLSGNTIGQTLNGSEFQPLRELRYLDFSNNRLDLLYSTAFEELHKLVVLDLSSNSHYFQAEGITHMLNFTKKLRSLKKLMMNDNDISTSASRTMESDSLEILEFRGNHLDVLWRDGDNRYLGFFKNLLKLEELDISRNSLSSLPHGVFEGMPPNLKTLSMAENGIKHFPWEKLQLLKHLKNLDLSHNLLTTVPKRLADCSQNLTKLILKQNHIKHLTNYFLEDAFQLRYLDLSLNKIQVIQKTSFPENVLNHLNMLLLHRNHFLCNCDAVWFVWWVNHTDVTIPHLATEVTCAGPGAHKGQSVISLDLYTCELDLTNLILFSVSIASVLLLMVVMTTSHLFFWDMWYIYYFWKAKIKGYQRLQSMESCYDAFIVYDTKNSAVTEWVLQELVAKLEDPREKHFNLCLEERDWLPGQPVLENLSQSIQLSRKTVFVMTQKYAKTESFKVAFYLSHQRLIDEKVDVIILIFLEKPLQKSKFLQLRKRLCGSSVLEWPSNPQAHPYFWQCLKNALTTDNHVAYSRVFKETV, from the coding sequence gtATTTCCAGTAATGACACTAAAGAGACaaatctttatctttttaaatatgaCCTTAGTTTCTAGAGTCCTTGGGTCTCGATGGTTTCCTAAAACTCTACCTTGTGATGTCAATCAAGATAGTACAATGACCTACGTGACCGTGGACTGCACAGACAAGCATTTGACAGAAATCCCTGAGGGCATTCCCACTAACACCACCAACCTCACCCTTACCATCAACCACATACCAAGCATTTCTCCAGACTCCTTCCGTAAGCTGACCCATCTGGAAGAGATCGATTTCAGATGCAACTGTGTACCTATTCTACTGGGGTCCAAAGTCAATGTGTGTACCAAAAGGCTTCAGATTAGACCTAGAAGCTTTAGTGGACTCTCTGACTTAAAAGCCCTTTATCTGGATGGAAACCAACTTCTAGAGATACCTCAGGATCTCCCATCCAGCTTACAGCTTCTGAGCCTCGAGGCCAACAATATCTTCTCCATCACAAAGGAGAATCTAACAGAACTGGCCAACATTGAAGAACTCTATCTGGGTCAAAACTGTTATTATCGCAATCCTTGCAATGTTTCTTATTATATCGAAAAGGATGCTTTCCTtgttatgaaaaatttaaaagttctcTCGCTGAAAGATAACAATGTCACAGCTGTCCCCACCACTTTGCCATCTAATTTAATAAAACTCTATCTTTATAACAACATCATTACAAAGATCCAAGAAGACGATTTTAATAACCTCAACCAACTGCAAATTCTTGACCTAAGTGGAAATTGCCCTCGCTGTTACAATGTCCCATATATGTGTACACCATGTGAAAATAATTCCCCCTTGCAGATCCATGACAATGCTTTCAGTTCATTGACAGAATTAAAAGTTTTACGTCTCCACAGTAACTCTCTTCAGCATGTGCCTCAAGCATGGTTTAAAAACATGAGAAACCTCCAAGAACTAGACCTCTCCCAAAACTACTTGGCCAAAGAAATTGAGGAGGCCAAATTTTTGATGTTTCTCCCCAACCTTGTCCAGTTGGATCTGTCTTTCAATTATGAGCTGCAGGTCTACCATGCATCTATAACTTTACCACAGTCACTCTCATTGCTGAGAAACTTAAAAGCTCTGCATATAAAAGGCTATGTCTTTAAAGAGCTGAAAAACTCTAGCCTTTCTGTATTGCACAATGTTTCCAGTCTCGAAGTTCTTGACCTTGGCACTAACTTCATAAAAATTGCTGACCTCAACATATTCAAACAGTTTAaaaacctcaaactcatagacctTTCGATGAATAAAATATCCCCTTCTGAAGAGCCAAGGGAACTTGGCTCCTGTCCTAATGCCAGAACTTCTGTAGACCGCCATGGGCCCCAGGTCCTTGAGACCTTGCATTATTTCCGGTATGATGAATATGCACGGAGCTGCAGGAACAAAACCAAAGAGTTGCCTACTTACTTACCTTCTAATGAAGACtgccacacatatgaacatacctTAGACCTAagtagaaataatatattttttatcaaGCCCTCTGATTTTCAGCATCTTTCATTCCTTACATGCCTCAACTTGTCAGGAAACACCATTGGCCAAACTCTTAATGGCAGTGAATTCCAGCCCTTAAGAGAGCTGCGATACCTAGACTTCTCCAACAACCGACTTGATTTACTCTACTCCACAGCCTTTgaggagctccacaagctggtaGTTCTGGATTTAAGTAGCAACAGTCACTACTTTCAAGCAGAAGGAATTACTCACATGCTGAACTTCACCAAGAAACTACGGTCTCTGAAGAAACTCATGATGAATGACAATGACATCTCTACCTCTGCCAGCAGGACCATGGAAAGCGACTCTCTTGAAATTCTGGAATTTAGAGGCAACCATTTGGATGTTCTATGGAGAGACGGTGATAACAGATACTTGGGCTTCTTCAAGAATCTGTTGAAATTGGAGGAATTAGATATCTCCAGGAATTCGCTGAGTTCCTTGCCTCATGGGGTGTTTGAGGGAATGCCACCAAACCTAAAGACCCTCTCCATGGCAGAAAATGGTATCAAGCATTTCCCTTGGGAAAAACTCCAGCTACTGAAACATCTAAAAAATTTGGACCTCAGCCACAACCTGCTGACAACTGTCCCTAAGAGGTTAGCCGACTGTTCCCAAAATCTCACGAAGCTGATTCTTAAGCAGAATCATATCAAGCATTTGACAAATTACTTTCTAGAAGATGCTTTTCAGTTGCGTTATCTAGACCTCAGTTTAAATAAGATTCAGGTCATTCAGAAGACTAGCTTCCCAGAAAATGTCCTCAATCATCTGAATATGTTGCTCTTACATCGCAATCACTTTCTGTGCAACTGTGATGCTGTGTGGTTTGTCTGGTGGGTTAATCATACAGACGTTACTATTCCTCACCTAGCCACTGAAGTGACCTGTGCCGGACCAGGAGCACACAAAGGTCAGAGTGTCATATCCTTGGATCTGTATACGTGTGAGTTAGATCTCACGAATCTAATTCTGTTCTCAGTTTCCATTGCTTCAGTCCTCTTGTTGATGGTAGTCATGACAACAAGTCATCTCTTTTTCTGggatatgtggtacatttactatTTCTGGAAAGCCAAGATAAAGGGCTACCAGCGTCTGCAATCAATGGAGTCTTGCTATGATGCTTTTATTGTGTATGACACTAAAAATTCAGCTGTGACGGAGTGGGTTTTGCAGGAGCTGGTGGCTAAACTGGAAGACCCAagagagaaacattttaatttgtgtCTAGAGGAAAGGGACTGGCTACCAGGACAGCCAGTTCTAGAAAATCTTTCCCAGAGCATACAACTCAGCAGAAAGACAGTGTTTGTGATGACCCAGAAATACGCAAAGACTGAGAGTTTTAAGGTAGCCTTTTATCTGTCCCATCAGAGGCTCATAGATGAAAAAGTAGATGTGATTATCTTGATTTTCTTGGAGAAGCCTCTGCAGAAGTCTAAGTTTCTTCAGCTCCGGAAGAGACTCTGTGGGAGTTCTGTCCTGGAGTGGCCTTCAAATCCACAGGCTCACCCATACTTTTGGCAGTGTCTGAAAAATGCTCTGACCACAGACAATCACGTAGCTTATAGTCGGGTGTTCAAGGAAACAGTCTAG
- the LOC142840566 gene encoding large ribosomal subunit protein eL32, which translates to MAALRPLVKPKIVKKRTKKFIRHQSDRYVKIKRNWRKPRGIDNRVRRRFKGQILMPNIGYGSNKKTKHMLPSGFRKFLVHNVKELEVLLMCNKSYCAEIAHNVSSKNRKAIVERAAQLAIRVTNPNARLRSEENE; encoded by the coding sequence ATGGCTGCCCTCCGGCCTCTGGTGAAGCCCAAGATCGTCAAAAAGAGGACCAAAAAGTTCATCCGGCACCAGTCAGACCGATATGTCAAGATTAAGCGAAACTGGCGGAAACCCAGAGGTATTGACAACAGGGTGCGGAGAAGATTCAAGGGCCAGATCCTGATGCCCAACATTGGTTATGGGAGCAACAAGAAAACCAAGCACATGCTGCCTAGCGGCTTCCGGAAGTTTCTAGTCCACAACGTCAAGGAGCTGGAGGTGCTGCTGATGTGCAACAAGTCTTACTGTGCTGAGATTGCTCACAATGTTTCCTCCAAGAACCGAAAAGCCATCGTGGAAAGAGCAGCGCAGCTGGCCATCAGAGTCACCAATCCCAACGCCAGGCTGCGCAGCGAAGAGAATGAGTAA